Proteins encoded in a region of the Zea mays cultivar B73 chromosome 4, Zm-B73-REFERENCE-NAM-5.0, whole genome shotgun sequence genome:
- the LOC100276248 gene encoding uncharacterized protein LOC100276248, with protein MKKKQARARRQRVPAFGEWNHAYGYGGGGGDQRPVVTHYDLDSAMQMQARRLVVAIPAVPPKPASKVVKWRQSATATLELEDEDGEHEHEDEKKKQLQQQHLGLDVVVGLGLGGAGAGAARKQGKQQSPVVGYQARRRRAAVKTVDQDLYHIPPDMLCHEPRKRLTRRKSLWTGCLGLSCVVA; from the exons ATGAAG AAGAAGCAGGCGCGGGCGAGGCGGCAGCGCGTCCCGGCGTTCGGGGAGTGGAACCATGCCTACGgctacggcggcggcggcggcgaccaaCGGCCCGTCGTCACCCACTACGACCTGGACTCCGCCATGCAGATGCAGGCCAGGCGACTCGTCGTGGCGATACCGGCGGTGCCGCCCAAGCCTGCCAGCAAG GTGGTGAAGTGGAGGCAAAGTGCCACAGCCACGCTTGAGCTGGAGGACGAAGATGGCGAGCACGAGCACGAGGACGAGAAGAAGAagcagctgcagcagcagcaTTTGGGTTTGGACGTGGTGGTGGGACTGGGACTGGGcggcgctggcgctggcgctgcCAGGAAGCAGGGGAAGCAGCAGAGCCCGGTGGTGGGCTACCAGGCGCGACGGAGGAGGGCGGCGGTCAAGACCGTGGACCAGGACCTCTACCACATCCCGCCCGACATGCTCTGCCACGAGCCCAGG AAACGTCTGACAAGGAGGAAGAGCCTGTGGACGGGCTGCCTGGGTCTCAGCTGCGTCGTCGCATAG